CCGGAAGAGGGCGTGAGGTTCAGATCACGCATCGCGTACAAGATGCGGCGATGCACGGGCTTGAGACCGTCGCGCACGTCCGGGATCGCGCGGCCGATGATCACGCTCATCGCGTAGTCGAGATACGAAGTACGCATCTCGTCTTGGATGCTGATCGGCTGCTCCTGCGACGGAGCGGAGGGCGGAGGGTTCTGCATTTTCGAACCCTTGAGCTAGCGCGGCGCTGCCCCGGCCGCAAGGTTCGGGGACCAAATATTAGTCTTTGATTTCAAGCACTTGGGAGCGTGCTGGGGCGCTGTCAGGGGAGCCCGCGGGCGACCAGCCAAACCACCGCCAGGGCCAGCAAAAAGGCGACCCAGTAGAGCCACTGGGGCGCGATTCCGGCGCCGCCGGAGCGCCCCAGCTCCAGTACCTTGATACGTGCTTCCAGCTGCTCCACGCGTCGCTCGAGCTCCTCCAGCCAGCGCCGCGCAACGCCATCGTCGGCATCGGAGCCGGGGGCCGGTGCGGACAGCAGGGTGTCGGTGGCGCCGCCGGGCTTGCTCCGTCGCGTCGTTTCGAGCTCACCCGAGTCAGGCGGAGGTTCCCGCAGCCGCACGTCGCGCTCGGTGTCCTCACTCGAGATCCTCCCCGTGCGCTGAGTGGTCGAAATGTCCTCTTCCGGCTCGCTCATGGTGCATCCCCCTCGAGCTCGATCCGGTTACGCCCCGCGTGCTTCGCTCGGTACAGAGCCTTGTCCGCGCGGTCGAAAAGCCCTTCCGCTCGGAACTCGTTGTCCTCTTCCATGCTGGCGATGCCCGCGCTGAAGGTCACGCGGCGATGCTCGCCCCCGCCCAAGTCCAGCGGGGCGTCCGCCATCACGGACTTGAGGCGTCGGATGGCGCTCTTGGCGTCCTCGCGGTGGGTGTGTCGAAGAATCAACGCGAACTCTTCACCACCAATGCGGAATGCTTCGTCGGAGCAGCGCAGGCTCTCCCGGATCTCGTTGGCGAAGTGGGTCAGCACCCGATCGCCCTGGGAGTGGCCGAACAGGTCGTTGATCGACTTGAAGTAGTCGAGATCCATCAGCACCAAACACAGCGGCTCGCTGTGGCGTGCCGCGTGGGCCACCTCGCGAGCCAGGGAGGCGTCGAAGTGCCGGCGGTTGCCCAGCCGGGTCAGGCCGTCCTCCCGCGCTTGAGACTCGATGTCGTCGAGTTGGTTCCTGATGCTCAGCGCGGCCTGGCGCTGTTTCTTGAGAGCTCGTACCCGGGCCTTGAGCAGGGGGCCACGGAAGGGCTTCTCCACGTGGTCGAAGGCGCCCTGCTCGATGCCGCGAAGCACGTCGGCTTCGGTGGTGGCGTGTGCCGTCAACAGCACCACGGGGATCTGCGCGGTGTCGGGGGACGCCTGCAGCCGGCTCAACACCTCGAAGCCGTCGAGCTCCGGCATCATGACGTCCAGGACCACCACTGCGACACGCTCGGGCTCCGCCCGAATCAGCTCCAGGGCTTCGACGCCGCTGCCCACCTCGATGACGGTGGAATCGTCCTCGCGCAGCCAGTGGGCCGCCAACCTCCGAATGGTGTCGTCGTCGTCCACGACCAATATGACGTTGGCAGTGGATTCCCCCGTCGTGACGCACTCTCGCTGGGACACGTGGAAGCAGCTAGCATCGCGCGATCACGCGGGAATTGGTAGCCCGCGGGCGCGCCGGGTCAGAAGAAATTCCCGATTGTGAACTCGAACACGCTCGATTCCTCGTACGGGAGCGGCTTGAAGGGGAAGCCCCACTCGAAGCGCAGCGGGCCGAGGGGCGAAAACCAGCGGATACCGAAGCCGTAGGACGTGCGGAGGGCGGCGAGACTACTGAGGCCGTCGAAGCACGGGCTGGTGACGGCGTAGTCGGCCTGGCTACCCGTGGCCTGGCAGTAGTTGTCTTCCAGGTTCCAGGCGTTGCCGGCGTCCGTGAACAGCACGCCACGGATCCCGACCTTGTCGATGATCGGAAACTCGAGCTCCAGATTCTGGAAGTACATCAAGTTACCGCCGATGTTGGCGCCGTTCAGGATCGGAGCGCTGTTCGGGTCGGTGCTGCGCGTGAGGCGGATCCGTGGGCCGATGGTGCGGAAGCGGAAGCCTCGGACGTCGAGAATGCCGCCCAGGAAGAAGCGCGCGAAGATCGGCACGCCCTCGCTCGAGGGGCTCGTGACGTGGCCGGCCTCGGTGTTCAGCTTCAACACGAAGCCCGCGCCGATGGGGTAGTAGAACCGCCCCTGGAAGCGATGGCGGATGAACTCGTTGTCGCTGGCCAGGATGGGAGTCGCCAGCTCCGTCGAGCCGCGCAGGTAGATGCCGGCGGTGGGGAACAGGCGGTTGTCCCGCGTGTCGTAGGTGAGCGCCGGGCGAATGCTCGAGGTGAGCCCGTCGTTGAACAGATTGGCCAAGGGCAGGCGGGTGAAGACGCTGACCGCGCTCGATGTGCCCAAGAAGGTGGATTGCGTCTGCGTCGAGACTCGATCCAACTCCGCGGTGTAGGTGACGGAGGCCGTGAGCTCGGGCTCCACCAACGGATAGCCGAAGGTGAGCGACCCACCGCGGCTCGACTGAGAGAAGTCGTTGAAGATCCGCAGCTGGTCGTAGAGGTCCACGCTTGCGGAGAAGGGACTGTCGAGGAAGTAGGGCTCGTAAAAGCGCAGGTTGACCAACTGGCGCAGGCCGCTCACTTGAGCCTGCAGGGAGAGGCTCTGGCCGTGGCCGAAGAGGTTCGCTTGTTGCACCTGCGCAGTGGCGATGAAGTTCTCGATGCTGGAGAAGCCCGCGCCTACCTGGAACGTGCCCGTGGGGCGTTCGGTGACCTCTACGTTCACCTGCATCTTGTCGGGCGCCGAGCCTTCCTCCGTGGAGACGTCGACGCGTTCGAAGAAGCCCAGCGCAGTGATGCGTTGGCGTGATTTCTCGAGCCGAGTCTCGTTGAACAGCTCGCCTTCGGTGACCTCCATTTCGCGGCGGATCACCTTGTCCCGAGTCTTGGAGTTGCCGCGTACCTCGATGCGCTCGAAATACACCAAAGGCCCACGGATCACCGGGACGACGATGTCCACCTCGGCCCGCTCGGGATCGAGGCGCGTTTGCGGATTGGCTTCCACGTTCGCGTAGCCGTGGTCGCGGTAGAGCGTGCGCACCGCCTGCAGGTCTTCG
This portion of the Polyangiaceae bacterium genome encodes:
- a CDS encoding diguanylate cyclase, which translates into the protein MSQRECVTTGESTANVILVVDDDDTIRRLAAHWLREDDSTVIEVGSGVEALELIRAEPERVAVVVLDVMMPELDGFEVLSRLQASPDTAQIPVVLLTAHATTEADVLRGIEQGAFDHVEKPFRGPLLKARVRALKKQRQAALSIRNQLDDIESQAREDGLTRLGNRRHFDASLAREVAHAARHSEPLCLVLMDLDYFKSINDLFGHSQGDRVLTHFANEIRESLRCSDEAFRIGGEEFALILRHTHREDAKSAIRRLKSVMADAPLDLGGGEHRRVTFSAGIASMEEDNEFRAEGLFDRADKALYRAKHAGRNRIELEGDAP
- the bamA gene encoding outer membrane protein assembly factor BamA, which codes for MQIPPTIGCRFLGWLWRAAALLLVVLAPARALAQPAPAAEPKEDAAEAPLSTPATLPSLPATDADKARGATIVRIDVVGNQRVTKSDILTYLRERVGTAFAPETLSQDVRELWNSGYFDDIVVELDRGDDGVGLRFVVRERPSIGQVVFTGNDEIDSDDLLEAIEVKDGTILSYPAVQRSVQKIRDMYAEKGFFLAEVKSEVIPQKNNEVVIRFNIKEEAQVSVRRITFIGNHSISDDELREVMFTGNAGFFAFGSGGPFRQDAFERDIAVISALYYDRGFLSVQISTPRVMLTPDKSGIEVSLTIDEGPRYRIRQLRVYERGVEGTEVEPINGRRNLRNMVRAKPGDYFNRAELLEDLQAVRTLYRDHGYANVEANPQTRLDPERAEVDIVVPVIRGPLVYFERIEVRGNSKTRDKVIRREMEVTEGELFNETRLEKSRQRITALGFFERVDVSTEEGSAPDKMQVNVEVTERPTGTFQVGAGFSSIENFIATAQVQQANLFGHGQSLSLQAQVSGLRQLVNLRFYEPYFLDSPFSASVDLYDQLRIFNDFSQSSRGGSLTFGYPLVEPELTASVTYTAELDRVSTQTQSTFLGTSSAVSVFTRLPLANLFNDGLTSSIRPALTYDTRDNRLFPTAGIYLRGSTELATPILASDNEFIRHRFQGRFYYPIGAGFVLKLNTEAGHVTSPSSEGVPIFARFFLGGILDVRGFRFRTIGPRIRLTRSTDPNSAPILNGANIGGNLMYFQNLELEFPIIDKVGIRGVLFTDAGNAWNLEDNYCQATGSQADYAVTSPCFDGLSSLAALRTSYGFGIRWFSPLGPLRFEWGFPFKPLPYEESSVFEFTIGNFF